AGAGGGGTACGGCGTGGTTCGTGAACCGGTCCAGGATATCCGGCACGCGGCCGGGCATGATTTTGTAGATCCGTTCTTCGTAGATCATCTCGGTTTCTCCGATCAGTCCATGCTGGCGGTTCAGTCCAGGCCGGCGAGGCACGCGCCGCGCTCCACGTCGAATCCCTGGCGGCGCAGGTACTGCTCCAGTCCGACGAGGAAGGGCGTAACGGCCTCCAGGTTGGCGTTGTGCGCCATGTGACCCACGCGTATGGTCCGGTTCACGTAGTCGCCCAGGCCCAGACCGACATGCATGCCGTATTCGGCCTTCATGAAATCGGAAAAGGCGACGGGCTTTAACCGGTCTTCCGTCAGGATGACCGTCATGTTGACACAGGCGGCCCGTTCCTCGGCCATGACCTTGAGGCCCATGGCGCGTACGCCTTCCCGCACCACGCGGGCGACCTTGCGGTGCCGGGTCCAGCAGGCCTCGAGCCCCTCTTCCAGGATATCGTCCGTGCTTCTGATCAAAGCGACGAAGTTGTTGACGGGCATGGTGCCGGGATGGGGATGGACGTCGGCCTGGGTCTCGGCGAAGTGGCGCAGGTTCTGCAGGTCGGTCATGAACCCGCGGGGCTCCCGCCGGTCTTTCATGGCGTCCCAGGCCCGGTCGCTCACGGCCACGAGGGCCAGGCCCGGCGGCGCGCCCAGGGCTTTCTGGGAGGCGCACACCGTGACGTCGATGTCCCAGGCGTCCATCAGGTACTGCTCGCCGCCCACGGAAGCGATGGTGTCCACCAGGACGAGCATGTCGTGTTCCCGGGCGGCGGCCGCCAGTTCATGCACCGGGTTGGCCACGCCCGTCGACGTTTCCCCGTGCACCATGAAGACCGCCTTCAGGCCTGGGTTTGCCGCGGCCGCCTCGCGAATGTCCGCAGCCTCGAAGGGGATGCCCCAGGGTTTCTTCACCACCACCGAATCCAGCCCGAAAGCCCTGGCGAGATCGTCCAGTCGCTTGCCGAAGAGGCCATTGTCGAGCGTCAGGATCCGGTTTCCGGGACTGAACAGGCTGTTCATGACCACGTCATTGGCCGTGTGGCCCGATCCCACGAGCGGGAAGACGTCTCCTTCCGTCCCGATCACGCGCTGGAGATTGGATACGGTCCTGCGCCAGATCTCCACCCAGCGGTCGCCGTAATGGGCGGTGAGGGGATCGCTCATGTGGGCGAGCACGTCGGGGCTGACTTCGATGGGACCGGGGATCATAAGACGGTAGTGTTTGCGCATGGATGTTACCTGTAGAAATGGAGAATCGAATGAGTTCAGTCGTCGTTTCCTGTGTCGTTACCTGGCGGTCGAAATATCGTTCGAATATACGGCAACGGGGCAGGTGGATCAACAGAGAAAAACTGAAGGCGCAAGGGGTGGCCGCCGTATCTTAAAATAGTGTATTTCGTGGATTTTCGCAGGTTACCGGATATACATTGGCCTTGACTCGGACGGGATGTCCGCCTTTATTACTTCTGTTTATAACTTCTGACTGTACCTAAGGAAGATGGTGTCCCCGAATTGTATTCGACCCGTAAATATAGCAGAATCGTCACCATTAGCATGAGGTTGCGGTAAATGAACCATCGATTCAAGACCCTGGCCGTTCT
The window above is part of the Gemmatimonadota bacterium genome. Proteins encoded here:
- a CDS encoding alanine--glyoxylate aminotransferase family protein, with protein sequence MRKHYRLMIPGPIEVSPDVLAHMSDPLTAHYGDRWVEIWRRTVSNLQRVIGTEGDVFPLVGSGHTANDVVMNSLFSPGNRILTLDNGLFGKRLDDLARAFGLDSVVVKKPWGIPFEAADIREAAAANPGLKAVFMVHGETSTGVANPVHELAAAAREHDMLVLVDTIASVGGEQYLMDAWDIDVTVCASQKALGAPPGLALVAVSDRAWDAMKDRREPRGFMTDLQNLRHFAETQADVHPHPGTMPVNNFVALIRSTDDILEEGLEACWTRHRKVARVVREGVRAMGLKVMAEERAACVNMTVILTEDRLKPVAFSDFMKAEYGMHVGLGLGDYVNRTIRVGHMAHNANLEAVTPFLVGLEQYLRRQGFDVERGACLAGLD